A genomic region of Elaeis guineensis isolate ETL-2024a chromosome 9, EG11, whole genome shotgun sequence contains the following coding sequences:
- the LOC140851648 gene encoding G-type lectin S-receptor-like serine/threonine-protein kinase LECRK1, translating into MALGVGQQGPAISLDDWIATNTSPWLSQSRMFAFGFFAAAAGSGFAVGAWLVSDKTVIWTANRNDEPIAEGARLKLTRGGLMLLPLRSADIPISYLSGDSTEARYASMNDTGSFVIYNINHEVIWQTFDHPTETIMAGQTLQSDQELVSSFSEANHSTGRFRLKMQIDGNLVMYPVDTYGHRRGCLLGRNTYGGGFTELVLDNSGEMKLTSDYSSMVLLGPYGKQR; encoded by the coding sequence ATGGCGCTCGGAGTAGGCCAGCAAGGACCTGCAATAAGTTTGGATGATTGGATCGCCACCAACACCAGTCCCTGGCTGTCCCAGTCCCGCATGTTCGCCTTTGGATTTTTCGCAGCGGCAGCAGGCAGCGGCTTTGCCGTTGGAGCATGGCTTGTCTCAGATAAGACCGTCATATGGACGGCAAACCGCAACGACGAGCCAATTGCCGAGGGTGCTCGATTAAAGCTCACTAGAGGGGGCCTCATGCTTCTTCCCCTACGAAGTGCAGATATACCCATTTCCTACCTCTCTGGTGACTCCACGGAAGCCCGGTATGCATCCATGAACGACACCGGCAGTTTTGTCATATATAATATCAACCATGAGGTTATATGGCAGACCTTTGATCACCCGACCGAGACAATCATGGCGGGTCAGACGCTGCAGTCTGATCAGGAGCTCGTTTCCAGCTTCTCAGAAGCAAACCACTCGACCGGCAGATTCCGTCTCAAGATGCAGATTGACGGGAACCTCGTGATGTACCCTGTGGATACATATGGACATCGGAGGGGATGCCTACTGGGCCGCAATACCTACGGAGGGGGATTCACAGAACTCGTTCTCGACAATAGTGGCGAAATGAAACTGACCTCCGACTACAGCTCCATGGTCCTGCTGGGTCCATATGGGAAGCAGCGGTAA
- the LOC105052044 gene encoding G-type lectin S-receptor-like serine/threonine-protein kinase LECRK3, translated as MSEGMAPRSFSYSELRRATNGFSVQLGKGGFGTVFKGTLSDGETTIAVKKLDKAQEEKRRSEKMVKRGERAFHMEIKVIGKTHQRNLIRLLGFCHEGSNRLLVYEYTSNGSLADLIFDPERWPRWTERVRIASDVAKDILYLHEGCEKPIIHSDIKPQNILMDENGTAKISSFGLAKRLMPTQTRTMTDRRGTPGYVAPEWNGDTAITAKVDVYGFGIVLLELACCRQTIDARVEPEEIVLTQWAYNCLQARELEKLLRGEEAEMAELERLVKIGLWCIQPLPDSRPSMKKVMMMLDGNLEASHPPSPNPRN; from the coding sequence ATGTCCGAGGGGATGGCTCCACGATCTTTTTCTTACAGCGAGCTGAGGAGAGCAACAAACGGTTTCAGCGTGCAGCTCGGTAAAGGTGGCTTTGGAACGGTGTTCAAAGGGACCTTGTCTGATGGCGAAACAACGATTGCCGTCAAAAAGCTTGACAAGGcacaggaagaaaagagaagatctGAGAAAATGGTGAAACGAGGAGAAAGAGCGTTTCATATGGAGATTAAGGTGATTGGAAAGACTCATCAAAGAAACCTTATCCGGCTTCTCGGCTTTTGCCATGAAGGCTCAAACAGGCTCCTGGTTTATGAATACACGAGCAATGGTTCCCTAGCAGATCTAATCTTTGACCCTGAAAGATGGCCTcgctggactgaaagagtgaggaTTGCATCGGATGTCGCTAAAGACATCCTTTATTTGCATGAAGGCTGCGAGAAACCCATCATCCATAGTGATATAAAGCCCCAGAACATACTCATGGATGAGAATGGCACCGCAAAGATCTCCTCTTTTGGGCTAGCAAAGCGGTTGATGCCAACTCAGACAAGAACAATGACAGATAGAAGAGGAACCCCAGGATACGTTGCACCAGAATGGAATGGGGACACGGCGATAACAGCAAAGGTAGATGTTTACGGTTTTGGCATTGTCCTATTAGAACTTGCATGCTGCAGGCAAACCATAGATGCTCGGGTGGAACCAGAAGAGATTGTTCTCACACAGTGGGCCTATAATTGCCTTCAAGCAAGGGAGTTGGAGAAGCTCTTACGGGGTGAAGAAGCGGAGATGGCAGAGTTGGAGAGGCTGGTTAAGATTGGGCTCTGGTGCATTCAACCGCTACCAGATTCCCGGCCTTCCATGAAGAAAGTAATGATGATGCTGGACGGGAATTTGGAAGCATCCCACCCTCCATCCCCTAATCCGAGGAACTGA